A window of the Mus caroli unplaced genomic scaffold, CAROLI_EIJ_v1.1 scaffold_12559_1, whole genome shotgun sequence genome harbors these coding sequences:
- the LOC110287940 gene encoding LOW QUALITY PROTEIN: vomeronasal type-2 receptor 116-like (The sequence of the model RefSeq protein was modified relative to this genomic sequence to represent the inferred CDS: inserted 2 bases in 1 codon; deleted 2 bases in 1 codon; substituted 1 base at 1 genomic stop codon), producing MFSWIFIFWLLQIPKLVSAFTFKFSRCYYIITEEFHHEGDFMIGAFFPLHTFYTEKKMPHSTIPYEYLDGYMQYNFKNYQYILSLLFAIEEINGNPNLLPNISLGFDFYNVRFTEKDTLMNAGIWLTSHVDRKVFPNYTCGKKXFTAALTGSSWMPSAQIGTLLHLFKFPQITFGPYEPILSDRGQYSSLYQMAPKDTSITLAIVSLIVHFRWLWVGLILPDDHKGNKILSDFREEMERNRICMAFVKMIPATWTSYFAKFXEIMDETNVIIIYGDIDSLEGLMRNIGQRILTWIVWVMNTEHHVLEISEYFMLDSFHGSLIFKHHYKENSDFTKFIQTVNPKNYPEDIYLPKLWYFFFKCSFSDINCHVLDNCQTNASLDILPCHIFDVSMSEESKSIYNGVYALAHSLHEMRLQQLHIQPFENGEGMVFFPWQLNTFLKDIEVRKNRSLYWRQTIDVEYDILNLWNLPKGLGLKVKVGSFSENAPQDQQLSLSEQMIQWPIIFSDIPQSVCSESCQSGFRKVIQEGKAICCYNCTPCAENEISNETDVDQCVKCPESHYANTERNNCLQKSVSFLAYDEPLGMALANIALCLSTITVFVIGIFVKHRDTPIVKANNRALSFILLITLTFCFLCSLNFIGQPNTSACILQQTTFAVAFTMALATVLAKIITVVLAFKLSFPGRMVRWLMLSRGPNYIIPICTLLQLLLCGIWMATYPPFIDQDAHTEHGHIILLCNKGSAVAFHSVLGYLCFLALGSYTMAFLSRNLPDTFNESKFLSFSMLVFFCVWVTFLPVYHSTKGKVLVAMEVFSILASSAALLVFIFGPKCYIILLRPDKNSFNHIRRKIILEGRILLKYS from the exons atataattttaagaactACCAGTATATTCTGTCTCTGCTATTTGCCATTGAGGAGATCAATGGGAATCCCAATCTTTTACCCAACATATCTCTTGGATTTGACTTCTACAATGTCCGATTCACTGAGAAGGACACTCTTATGAATGCTGGTATTTGGCTCACCTCACATGTGGACAGAAAGGTTTTTCCAAATTACACCTGTGGGAAAAA ATTCACTGCTGCACTCACAGGATCATCATGGATGCCATCTGCCCAAATTGGGACATTACTTCATCTCTTTAAATTTCCACAG ATTACTTTTGGACCTTATGAACCAATCTTGAGTGACCGTGGTCAGTATTCTTCTCTCTACCAGATGGCCCCGAAGGACACATCTATTACACTTGCCATTGTTTCCTTGATTGTTCATTTTAGATGGTTGTGGGTTGGTCTCATCCTCCCAGATGACCACAAGGGAAATAAAATTCTATCAGATTttagggaggagatggagaggaatAGAATCTGCATGGCTTTTGTAAAAATGATCCCAGCAACATGGACTTCATACTTTGCCAAATTCTGAGAAATTATGGATGAGACAAATGTAATAATTATTTATGGTGACATTGATTCTCTAGAAGGTCTAATGAGAAATATTGGGCAAAGGATATTGACATGGATTGTCTGGGTCATGAACACTGAACACCATGTTCTTGaaatttctgaatatttcatGTTAGACTCATTCCATGGAAGCTTAATTTTTAAGCACCATTACAAGGAGAATTCTGATTTTACTAAATTCATTCAAACAGTTAATCCTAAAAACTACCCAGAAGACATTTATCTTCCTAAGTTGTGGTATTTCTTCTTCAAATGCTCATTTTCTGATATTAATTGTCATGTTTTAGACAATTGTCAAACTAATGCTTCTTTGGATATATTACCTTGTCACATATTTGATGTTTCTATGAGTGAAGAGAGCAAAAGTATTTATAATGGAGTATATGCCCTGGCTCACAGCCTCCATGAGATGAGACTTCAGCAACTTCACATACAACCATTTGAAAATGGTGAAGGGATGGTGTTCTTTCCATGGCAG CTTAACACTTTCCTGAAGGATATTGAGGTAAGAAAAAACAGGAGTTTATATTGGAGACAGACAATAGATGTGGAATATGACATTCTTAACCTTTGGAATTTACCAAAGGGTCTTGGACTAAAAGTGAAAGTAGGATCCTTTTCTGAAAATGCTCCCCAAGACCAACAGTTGTCCTTATCTGAGCAGATGATACAATGGCCAATAATATTTTCAGAT atccCTCAATCTGTGTGTAGTGAGAGTTGTCAGTCTGGATTCAGGAAAGTTATCCAGGAGGGCAAAGCCATCTGCTGCTACAATTGCACTCCTTGTGCAGAGAATGAGATTTCAAATGAGACAG ATGTAGACCAGTGTGTGAAGTGTCCAGAGAGTCATTATGCAAATACAGAGAGGAACAACTGCCTCCAAAAATCTGTGAGCTTTCTGGCCTATGATGAACCCCTGGGGATGGCTCTTGCCAACATAGCTTTGTGCTTATCTACAATCACTGTCTTTGTTATTGGCATCTTTGTAAAACACAGAGACACTCCAATTGTCAAGGCCAATAATCGAGCTCTAAGTTTCATTTTGCTCATCACACTCACTTTCTGTTTCCTATGTTCTTTGAACTTCATTGGTCAGCCCAACACATCAGCCTGCATCCTTCAGCAGACCACCTTTGCAGTTGCTTTCACTATGGCTCTTGCCACTGTGTTGGCCAAAATTATTACTGTGGTCCTTGCCTTTAAGCTCAGTTTTCCAGGGAGAATGGTAAGATGGCTAATGTTATCAAGGGGTCCAAACTACATCATTCCTATCTGCACCCTGCTCCAACTTCTTCTTTGTGGAATTTGGATGGCAACATATCCACCATTCATTGACCAAGATGCTCATACTGAACATGGACACATCATCCTTTTGTGCAACAAGGGATCAGCTGTTGCCTTCCACTCAGTCCTGGGATATCTCTGTTTCTTGGCCCTCGGGAGTTATACCATGGCCTTCTTGTCGAGAAATTTGCCTGATACATTCAACGAATCCAAATTTCTGTCATTCAGTATGTTAGTGTTCTTCTGTGTCTGGGTcacctttcttcctgtctacCACAGCACTAAAGGGAAGGTTCTGGTGGCTATGGAAGTATTCTCTATCTTGGCTTCCAGTGCAGCACTCCTTGTTTTCATATTTGGTCCTAAGTGTTACATTATCTTGTTGAGACCAGACAAGAATTCATTTAATCATATCAGGAGAAAA ATAATATTAGAAGGAAGAATTCTCCTAAAATATagttga